In Polaromonas sp. JS666, one genomic interval encodes:
- a CDS encoding basic amino acid ABC transporter substrate-binding protein, which produces MPSITTRYFLQTAGTLLASLVLVACGKQEPPAPAATAPAPAASAPAPAARVYVVGTDAAYAPFESQNEKGEIVGFDIDVVKAVAQKAGIEVKFINTPWEGIFNSLNQGDRDLLVSAITITPERKQTMDFSSPYFDAQQLIAVKKDSKIADFSHLKKLKVAVQNGTTGDEVVTKLQGKASPNIKRFESTLLALKELEAGGVDAVVADNGVVVHYVNNNVGAKFKTISDASFAAEQYGLAVKKGNTELLEKLNKGLADIKTDGTYNKIYAQYFGGAPAAPAPAPAASK; this is translated from the coding sequence ATGCCTTCCATCACGACACGATATTTCCTGCAAACTGCCGGCACCCTGCTGGCCAGCCTGGTGCTGGTGGCCTGCGGCAAGCAGGAGCCACCGGCACCAGCGGCCACCGCGCCAGCACCCGCCGCCTCGGCGCCCGCGCCGGCAGCCCGGGTGTATGTGGTCGGCACCGACGCCGCCTATGCCCCTTTTGAATCGCAAAACGAAAAAGGCGAGATCGTTGGTTTTGATATCGACGTGGTCAAGGCCGTGGCACAAAAAGCCGGCATCGAGGTGAAATTCATCAATACGCCCTGGGAGGGCATCTTCAATTCACTGAACCAGGGCGACCGCGACCTGCTGGTTTCCGCGATCACGATCACCCCCGAGCGCAAGCAGACCATGGATTTTTCTTCGCCCTACTTTGACGCACAACAACTGATTGCTGTGAAGAAAGACTCCAAAATCGCCGACTTCAGCCACCTGAAAAAACTCAAGGTGGCCGTGCAGAACGGCACCACCGGCGACGAGGTGGTCACCAAGCTGCAGGGCAAGGCCAGCCCCAACATCAAACGTTTCGAGTCCACCCTACTGGCCCTGAAAGAGCTGGAAGCCGGTGGCGTGGATGCCGTAGTGGCTGACAACGGCGTGGTGGTGCACTATGTCAACAACAACGTCGGCGCCAAGTTCAAGACCATCAGCGACGCCAGCTTTGCGGCCGAGCAATATGGCCTGGCGGTGAAAAAGGGCAACACCGAATTGCTGGAAAAACTCAACAAGGGCCTGGCCGACATCAAGACCGAC
- a CDS encoding GntR family transcriptional regulator → MSTARKRAPAPATGMPADAAAPLLPGLSETESRIYHSVFDSVMNQRIAPGTKLPEQALCELFSVNRATVRKVLQRLAHDHIVDLRPNRGAVVAAPTPEETRQIFQARRLLEAAIVPLVAQRITKAEILLLRKQLRDEHAALHRADQPAWARLASTFHLRLAELSGNAVLHGYLHELVSRCSLIVALYEPPGNAACEHDEHARIVDYLENGEPAKAVRVMNEHLLDLERRICLDKPQAEKSLAQMLGLA, encoded by the coding sequence ATGAGTACCGCCAGGAAACGCGCACCCGCGCCCGCCACCGGCATGCCGGCCGACGCCGCCGCTCCCCTGCTGCCCGGCCTGTCGGAGACGGAAAGCCGCATCTACCACTCGGTGTTTGACAGCGTGATGAACCAGCGCATCGCCCCGGGCACCAAGCTGCCGGAGCAGGCGCTGTGCGAGCTGTTCTCGGTGAACCGCGCCACGGTGCGCAAGGTGCTGCAGCGGCTGGCCCATGATCACATCGTCGACCTGCGGCCCAATCGCGGCGCGGTAGTGGCCGCCCCCACGCCCGAAGAAACGCGGCAGATCTTCCAGGCCCGGCGCCTGCTCGAAGCGGCCATCGTGCCGCTGGTGGCCCAGCGCATCACCAAGGCCGAGATTTTGCTGTTGCGCAAACAGTTGCGCGACGAGCATGCGGCACTGCACCGCGCGGACCAGCCGGCCTGGGCGCGCCTGGCAAGCACCTTCCATCTGCGGCTGGCCGAACTGTCGGGCAACGCGGTGCTGCACGGCTACCTGCACGAACTGGTGTCCCGCTGCTCGCTGATCGTCGCCCTGTACGAGCCGCCCGGGAACGCCGCCTGCGAGCATGACGAACACGCGCGCATCGTGGATTACCTGGAAAACGGGGAACCCGCCAAGGCGGTACGCGTCATGAACGAGCACCTGCTCGACCTGGAACGCCGCATCTGCCTGGACAAACCCCAGGCCGAAAAAAGCCTGGCCCAGATGCTGGGGCTGGCCTGA
- a CDS encoding flavin reductase family protein, producing the protein MDIDFSAITEYQRYKLMASLIVPRPIALITTLSEDGVVNAAPFSMFNMLGEEPPIVMVSINRLQDGQLKHTAANIVRTGEFVVHLTDEAMAGQMHRCGERFPADVSELAEVGLSTAPSRHVKPPRIAEAPAAFECTLYELLETPSRQIFIGRVHWLHARDGLIDTELWRVRLQNYFPVARFGASFYINTRERFSLEAASAQAQPALSTSIDEI; encoded by the coding sequence ATGGACATCGATTTCTCAGCCATCACCGAATACCAGCGCTACAAGCTCATGGCCAGCCTGATCGTGCCGCGGCCGATTGCGCTGATCACCACGTTGAGCGAAGACGGCGTCGTCAATGCGGCGCCCTTCAGCATGTTCAATATGCTGGGTGAAGAGCCGCCCATCGTGATGGTCAGCATCAACCGGCTGCAGGACGGCCAGCTCAAGCACACAGCGGCCAACATCGTGCGCACCGGCGAGTTCGTCGTGCACCTGACCGACGAAGCCATGGCCGGGCAGATGCACCGCTGCGGCGAGCGCTTTCCGGCCGACGTCAGCGAGCTGGCCGAGGTGGGGCTCAGCACGGCGCCCTCCCGGCATGTGAAGCCGCCGCGCATTGCGGAGGCACCCGCGGCCTTCGAGTGCACGCTGTACGAGCTGCTCGAGACGCCCAGCCGGCAAATTTTTATCGGCCGGGTGCACTGGCTGCATGCCCGCGACGGACTCATCGACACCGAGCTGTGGCGCGTGCGCTTGCAGAACTACTTTCCGGTGGCGCGCTTTGGGGCCAGCTTCTACATCAACACACGGGAACGCTTCTCGCTGGAAGCCGCCAGTGCACAGGCCCAGCCTGCGCTGTCCACCAGCATTGACGAGATCTGA
- a CDS encoding polysaccharide deacetylase family protein, with translation MSPASASDMATRLLAGHGLFDFQGIHHRPDYCWPEGRRLAVYLGFNLEHFAFGEGLGANLGPASPQPDVLNYAWREYGNRVGAWRCLELFDALGLPTGTLINTALYDHCPELVAAFAARGDELIGHGHTNAERQADMAEPQERELLAACRARIAQRSGTAPAGWLSPWISESRATPHLLAETGYRYTLNWCHDDQPVRLRTRGGPLWSIPYPQELNDIPMIIARQMDGKDFAQMVIDNVDEMLEQSTRQALVMGIALHPYIVGQPYRLRHLRRALEHLARLRDEGRIWFTTPGAICAHMNEVFPGAAA, from the coding sequence CCAGGGCATCCATCACCGGCCCGACTACTGTTGGCCAGAAGGGCGGCGCCTGGCGGTCTACCTGGGCTTTAACCTGGAACATTTCGCATTTGGCGAGGGCCTGGGTGCCAACCTCGGTCCGGCCTCGCCGCAACCTGACGTGCTGAACTACGCCTGGCGGGAGTATGGGAACCGGGTGGGCGCGTGGCGTTGCCTGGAGCTGTTTGACGCGCTGGGCCTGCCGACGGGCACGCTCATCAACACCGCGCTGTATGACCACTGCCCCGAACTGGTCGCAGCATTCGCAGCCCGCGGCGATGAACTGATAGGCCACGGCCACACCAATGCCGAGCGCCAGGCTGACATGGCCGAGCCGCAGGAGCGTGAATTGCTCGCGGCGTGCCGGGCGCGCATTGCCCAGCGCAGCGGCACGGCGCCTGCCGGCTGGCTGTCGCCCTGGATTTCCGAAAGCCGGGCAACACCGCACCTGCTGGCGGAAACCGGCTACCGCTACACCCTGAACTGGTGCCATGACGACCAGCCGGTGCGCCTGCGCACCCGCGGCGGGCCGCTGTGGTCCATCCCCTACCCGCAGGAGCTCAATGACATTCCGATGATCATCGCGCGCCAGATGGACGGCAAGGATTTCGCGCAGATGGTGATAGACAACGTGGATGAAATGCTGGAGCAGTCCACACGCCAGGCGCTGGTGATGGGCATTGCCCTGCACCCCTACATCGTCGGTCAGCCCTACCGCCTGCGCCATCTGCGCCGGGCGCTGGAACATCTGGCGCGCCTGCGCGATGAAGGCCGCATCTGGTTCACCACGCCCGGCGCCATCTGCGCCCACATGAACGAGGTTTTCCCCGGAGCAGCCGCATGA